A single genomic interval of Trichosurus vulpecula isolate mTriVul1 chromosome 6, mTriVul1.pri, whole genome shotgun sequence harbors:
- the LOC118852780 gene encoding mas-related G-protein coupled receptor member X2-like — MDPTTMMQISTQMPQGSVDESWTERNTNESLFVGLGDCEDGIFVVTVNSIMLAISFCGLVANALVLWLLGFCVKRNPFSVYILNLAGADFFYLCSQIVRSITLIRHDLWDIGPTFIFTVTFFFYTLGLSFLAAISTERCLSVLFPIWYRCRRPKHTSATVCFLFWTLYLLGNLLEGFACGLLVLMPSSIMSCLAWDFSFVTLILFLVCLLCVSSLTLLLKFQCHAQHRAPSKLYLLILFTVLMFLLCGLPLGIYWFLLYWLINTRTLT, encoded by the exons ATGGACCCAACCACCATGATGCAGATTTCCACCCAAATGCCACAAGGCTCTGTTGATGAAAGCTGGACTGAGAGAAATACTAATGAATCTCTCTTTGTTGGTTTGGGTGATTGTGAAGATGGGATATTTGTTGTGACAGTTAACTCCATCATGTTGGCCATCAGCTTTTGTGGGTTGGTGGCAAATGCACTTGTCCTTTGGCTCCTGGGTTTCTGCGTCAAGAGGAACCCTTTCTCTGTCTACATCCTTAACTTGGCCGGGGCTGACTTCTTCTACCTGTGTAGCCAGATTGTGCGTTCCATCACACTTATTCGTCATGACTTGTGGGACATAGGACCAACATTTATTTTCACtgtcacatttttcttttatacCTTGGGCCTGAGCTTCTTGGCTGCAATCAGCACCGAGCGCTGTCTGTCCGTGCTCTTCCCCATCTGGTACCGATGCCGCCGCCCCAAGCACACTTCTGCCACCGTGTGCTTCCTCTTCTGGACACTCTACCTTCTGGGGAATCTACTAGAAGGTTTTGCCTGTGGTTTACTTGTTTTGATGCCCTCCAGTATAATGTCATGTCTAGCATGGGACTTCTCTTTTGTTACATTGATCCTCTTCTTGGTTTGCCTGCTGTGTGTGTCCAGCTTGACTCTACTCCTTAAATTCCAGTGCCATGCCCAGCATAGGGCACCCTCCAAGCTCTATCTCCTCATCCTGTTCACAGTCCTTATGTTCTTGCTCTGTGGCTTGCCTTTGGGAATCTACTGGTTTCTCTTATATTGGCTGATAAACACAAG GACCCTCACATAG